The Bombyx mori chromosome 16, ASM3026992v2 region ttttttttcctacttaagctgagaggctatatcagcgtaaccttaactagtaggtgagctcacggggctcaaacctgacgacgttgctaacacgaaccctagcaagagccgtgcttcgcagaatctaccaccggatcggaaacgcgacccactgagaagacactaagaagtaaaaaaactcgcactaaacgcAAGGAATACCAACAGTAACTGTGTGCCAAGTAATCGGATACTCTATCAATGTTAATACTACTGtaatgtaattactggtggtaggacctccaccaccctgcctatttctgccgcgaagcagtaatgcgtttcggtttgaagggtggggcagccgttgtaactatatttgggaccttagaacttatatctcaaggtgggtggcgcatttgcgtggtaaatgtctatgggctcacctaagcaataaaaaaaaagtgttaagtAGTGAATATAATACATACCATTCATGCTTCGCTGGTGCGACTGAACGAGCAGCTGATGCAGAGTGGTTCCACCGGACATACCTCGGTTCatgttattaatgttattatactGAAAATACAATTAGTATTATTCATTAgtttatttaccaaaattatCATACTATTcaactaaatttaatttaacatttttattatagtatagtcATAAAAAGTAGATACAATCACAAAGTATCGTGATGACAAAACAATCAATTGGAAATTGAATATAAAGATTTTCCTACATTCCATTTCGTTGCACGTATGTATACATTACGTACAAGTTAAACCAACAGTAACAATGAAGTAACCATTCAtgatatgctttttttttctacctatgctgatagccttgagaggctatttcagcttcgccctaacgtttgtaggtgagctcacggggctcaaccggagagttgctaacactgaccctagcaagagcagtgcttcgcagaatctaccaccggatcgggaacgcgacccactgagaagatccggcgagaaactagtggtctgtgtctatgggttagttcgctcgtcgagcccttcgtcgcaagcgacgggttcgacgaggacggtgaccgatgatACGCAATGACGTGACATGTGTTGTCCCAGctatcgatttatttatttcttttttattgctttgatggttggacgacctcacggaccacctggtgttaagtggtcaccggagcccatagacatctacaacgtaaatgccgccacacaccttgagttatgagttctgaagtctcagtacagtacaacggctgcccaacccttcaaaccgaaacgcattactgtttcacggcaaaaacaggcagagtggtggtacctacccgtgcggacagacaagacgtcctaccagcagtaaatttataccagttatttttattttcttttttaatagcCCGATAACGAGACCTTTAAGGCAGTCtcattttttcttcaaaaattctattttaacataaaaataatatggagcgaaatgaaattaagttgaTTAATTCGAGACTAATGAATtgggataaaattttattaaatgaaactaAATAAGATGGAATCTCGTgatctatgatggctacccgctaTGCTAGGATCAAacgaatgtaatttttttttttttttttttttttttattgcttagatgagtggacgagctcacagcccacctggtgttaagtggttactggagcccatagacatctacaacgtaaatgcgccacccaccttgagatataagttctaaggtctcaattatagttacaacggctgccccacccttcaaaccgaaacgcattactgcttcacggcagaaataggcagggtggtggtacctacccgtgcggactcacaagaggtcctaccgccagtaattacgcaaattataattttgcgggtttcatttttattacacgatgttattccttcaccgtggaaatcaatcgtgaacatttgttgagtacgtatttcattacaaaaattggtacccgccagcgggattcgaacaccggtgcatcgctaaacacgaatgcaccggacgtcttatccgttaggccacgacgacttgtggCCTAACGGTGATGAGTTCTCACCGTATTGGGTCCTTGCTGTCTTTGCTGCTGAAGGGGAAACTGACGGACGCCGCCGGGCATTTGCTGTGAACACATGTAGATGTTAAATCAATAACAAGTCTGTCATAACAGTTTTTGCATATACAGATACCGCACCGATGTGTGTGTAAGTAATATGGGAGTTTCAATTGTGAATTTGCTAATTGATAATCGCAAAGGAGTATTTAAAGAAGTATACAAAAGAGTATATTAAAGAGTATTCTTAAACTAATTACAgaggtgtaataaaaatgtattttttgtctgtttgttgcATTCAATACAATTTTAAAGAAGTCGACGTCTGAGGTATCTCATTCTaacaactgaattttgtaattcACTATAATAACATTCAAAATTTGTCTATAGATCATTCTGAAATTTGCAATAAAATGAACTTATTATATACACTTTTTTGTTATCATATCGACCAGACTTACCTTAGTAATTGATATAGTCTATGAGCATTTGTtatcaatttcaattaaattagtataccatactaataataaatgatagtttaaaaaactaggGGTGCTgcatggggtgcatggtatcagcagttataaatattttatgaacagatatgagtagaagggttattttgataatatgctgaaaagcaccccacgcttttttacaataaaatcattacaaatttattttctatttttttgttggattttctaataaaagcgtatttttgtagttttttttatttatttttcattttttagttgaatttcaatttttcaatatattttttcaatttttttttttaatattgaatggtcttttttatgattgaaggattactggtggcacggaggcctttccagtttcaccaggacaggcattgaattgtcatcggtccttaataattataccaaatttcgagttaatgcgacgttttgaagggggtcaaaatcatgttcaaagattccgttacatactaacatattaaacatacatacgtctgaagctaataaaagggtattaaaaatcaaaaattcATGGGTAGATAATTCGAAACGTACCTGCTGTTGGTTCATATAGTGTTGGTAATCGTTCGACACAGGATTGTAGTTCATAGGAACGGGGCCGCTTTGGTTCCcctgaaaattattaataattgattCAAAACTTTCACAAGAATACAAAACTAAGCGATTGCTTGTTCGGTTGTTTTTATTACACTCGATACGCGGAAGACATTGAGGTTGAAATTTTGAAGTACATAGCACACACAAAGTTTTGGTATTAAGTTTTCATCTTTGACTATCCCAGCGGATGACCTGGCACCAAACTGAGatcatctttatatatatataattctactgtacgtgtgtatgtcactgaaTTCCTCCTAAATGGCTGAAACGATTTGagcgatttttttgtatgcgtttgggtggcgccctggatggtttagattcacaaatcatcccggcagatggcgctgcagtcggtagtACTTATAtaggtttttaataaatattgattGCCTAATAAACAACCAGATAtagagcaaacaaacttgtttagCACACTAATGTTTGCcgttgtgggaatcgaacccaagcCCTCGGCCCGCAGTCGGAGCAGTAATTATTGTGCCGCTGAGTGCATAAACAAGTAGGATACCTTGACAATGGGTCGTCCCTGCGGTATCTTGTTGGACTGCCACTGTTTAGGGCTCGGCGAGTCGGATTCCTTCTCAGCTGTCATCTTACGTAGcaccttgaaaaaaaaaacctttaaatgaTTAAACTCAAatcaaatatgtaatataaatattttgtaatatttactgTGTACATATGCGTACATATTCGGAACTTATAagggaatatagagaaagagtgcagaatgttaatttttttttaaattatgcataaaaaatctttttctttttttattacacacactacaatgtatttgacacacacacgcatgtatactatttgtttattgtaaaacttcTCTCAtcgcttatagtctgtggtcaaattgaggatagatataaatattgtttgtatttattaatatttgtctacaCTGTAgttttagcgaaatctgtgaacatatataatagtctttgacaatagaatcataatcaatctatactaatatataaatctacagtggatgttccgttataactactgaactatgcatccgattgacttgaaacttggtatccatgtagagaatacatgtacttaatggataggctaatatttataggaGTGTTGGActgcctaataataatgataataaataataatgttaattttaaatcccCCAgagaagcgggcgagtacggctagtagtgtacaaacttataatttcaatgaactatagtcgaattttgtgTTTGTTATTGCCTTTGTACACGTGTACTTTGTGCTTGTAacacgagcatacagcccacctgatggtgagtagttaccgtcgcccatggacttcagcaatgtcaggggcagagccaagccaatGCCTACGGTAAGCATAGGAGTAAcctagtacttttttttaaattgcttagatgggtggacgagctcacagcccacctggtgttaagcagctactagagcccatagacatctacaacgtaagtgcgccacccaccttgagatataagttctaaggtctcagtatagctacaacggctgcctcacccttcaaaccgaaacgcattattgcttcacggccgaaataggcgcggtggtggtacccacccgtgcggactcccaagaggtcttaCCGCCAGTACATTTGGAAGATTACTAAGAAATCGTTAGGCTTACGGATGTCGGCGTGAAGGAAATCGGCGTCGACTGCTTGACGTGCTGCTGCTGCTGTTGCTGCTGGAGCTGCTGCATCTCGTGTCGGCGGCGGTAGTTCTCGCGCTGCTCCTCCAGCTTCTTTTTGATGAGCGCGCTGTGCATGATGGACTGCGTGTGCGCGGCCAGCTCGCGCGGGGACGGGATGCGCGCGGGGCCGCTCGCTGCGTAGTTCGTTAATAGTTAGTACGAGTTGCGAAGTGGAACTTCTTGCATGAGGgtaattttgaagtgaaacttctaatgcgacttccaacaaggttgtgTTAAATGTTCAACGctaccatactagaaagagaAATGGAGATCGAGAAAAAATACACGCTATTAATTGGATGTTTCGTTCAATAGTGAAATATTAGAACTTTAAATGGCAATTCTAGCACATAACGTCTTGTACTACAGTAAACGcagatcttttttatttatctatattatcATTAGTCTCAGTTATATACAGTGTGTAAACAGTGAGTTAAATCTATAAATAATGTGACTTGTGTGtgacttctgacatgtgtactttgttcgcacgcactttttttttcgtaagctATTACCCAAAATCCTTGTGTAAAATGAATTAAAGCAAAAATCCATATCAAAACAAATTGATTCCATTTTTTCGTTCGATATAGTTTCAAATCGCAATTTTTCGTTTCAAACATTTTCAAACTAATTTAGTACTACTCATCGATAATTAAAATATAGCTCTACAAATATTGTACCTGTGTGATGTACCGTCAGCGTGTTCGGACTGGTCGCCATTATTGGGGACACACAGAACGCTGCGTCCATCGGGAGGAAATTTACACAATGCATATTAGTGTTCGCGCTCAGTccgatcgaaattcgactctaATTACCGACGCTTGAAGATCGAATTTGTACTAACTGTTTCGTCATCGACTCAGTCCGATCGAAATTCGTTAACGTTTGAATTCTGAACATGTTCTCGCATTGTTGTTGTCTACGAGCAACAGTGATTACTGCGACCGTACGCTCATCagacttaaaaataaaacaatagcgcTCTGTTCCAGGTCGCACGTCACATCCGTTTCTGATGTTCTCACAGTCCAAAGCttgttatattttttgctaATTTTCGCTGACGTCACGAACAGGCTTGCGTCATCAGTGGCGGATTTGCAGTCTCGGCCGCCCTAGGCCCCAAGCCATCAGCCACCCCTTTCTCAGATACCCCATATAGACtacataattaatttactttattgccaacttttatctaaatagattaaaaaatttaggaaaaatttttagtttaaaaaacagaAGAGTTTTTAAGGATGCGGCATAGATTGCACCATGCAGTGCAGTCCGCCCGCCATATAAGTTTTTTGACACGATCGGGGCTGCCCCTAAATCTGGCCGCCCTAGGCCTTACCGGGCCTTAGGGTAAATCCGCCACTGTGCGTCATCATCATCACAGACGTCTAGTGTTGCCAGTTCCACCGGCGACTGCGTACCTTGGTGCGGCAGGGGCGACAGGCGCAGCGGCTGGTGCGGCGGGGGGGCGAGGTGCGCGCCGCACGGGAGGGGGGAACTCATCTGCGCGACCAACAAAATCAACATTGAAAACATTACtacaaccattttttttattgcttagatgggtggacgagctcacagcccacctggtgttaggtggttactggagcccatagacaacgtaaatgcgccgcccaccttcaagatataagttctaaagactcagtatagttacaacggctgccctaatcttcaaaccgaaacgcattacggctttacggcagaaataggcagggtggtggtacctacccgtgcgggctcataagagctcctaccaccagaaaatatGCAAATTTTAAACCTCAGTAAAATTATACGAATTTCTAACAGTGGAAAGTAGTTTGTTACTACACCACTAGAGTTTAttagtgttatttatttcatgCCAATCTAATAAAGCCCTAATTTATGTCAAGCTGGTTTTATAGGAGCACCATACCATGATCTGGTGTATATACAGCAAGCAAATTACAGTGCAGTGTACTCCGGTACCTGTCTTTTTTGGTGATGCAAACGTAGGATGGTGAGAAGTATCTCGCGGTGTCTGCTCTGCAGGCCCGGGTTGCTGAGCTGCTGCATCAGGTGCTGGACCGTGATCTCGCCAGCTTTTAAGCCtataacaattaaatattaGTGTTTCCTTCAAGCTAGTAGTAAGTAGGGCGTAATTTCAATACAGACAGATACCACTGTTCTGCCTGTTTCTACCGCGGAGCaggtatgtatttttgtttgtagattagATTTTTTATGCTATTTAGAGTGTAATTGAAGAcctgagtggatgaaggggttaagtacagatttttgagttttagaaggtgttatgtgcctataaaccatattagactaTAAAACTTCgtgtttaaaggctatttttagaaattgaatTTGATGAAGGAGTTTTGTACTAAGAAAaattacaagtaacaaaagtttgttgctcATTTTCTCAAAGttaacaaatacataatatcatATCCCCTTCGTCCACTCAAGTCTTCAATTATTAAGGGGTTGAGGATAAAGTTATTAGATATTACAACCCTTAAGGATATTTTATGATCCTCCTAAACTTGTACTCTTCATCTGCAATCATTTATAAGTTTCAAGCATCTCCGTCCGAGTAAACATCAAACAAAGGTTGTCAACCTCTATTTAATAACCATAATGTCTCCATTATCGGGTACAGTTCCAATCTCGATACGaggttattatatttatattattaacattttctACTACGGctgtttgattttaaaaatttgtGAACCTTTCGAATTCCGAGACATTCATATATTATGGTGACAACTACCGTTTATTTTTCtctaaataatatttctagacttttacgtttcatttcacgCAGTGTCTTGAGGTTTGAGGCTGTTTAATCAATGTACCTTttgccaaaaaaataaaaaaatgctaaattaaaaaaaacactacactgagaatgtctaatgtgttctatctaaTTCTCTCGCCGgttgaatcctatacatttgtgtttgtgtctctatggacttattttttcgtttcatcgagttcgAAAtgacaacgattctaaagaagtttcacttcaaaaaccgtAAGAGTTGTTTTAATGACGTCTACGGTTCGTGAGAACACCAAGCTCGTTGCTCGACGAGGTTCCGGTACTGACCGTGCACGATCGCCTGAGCTTCGGGCCTCTGTAGCAGCTCGCGGTCCGAGGGCGTGATGACGGCTCCGTGGGCCGGCAGgtccggcggctgctgcggtcGCTGTTAACAAACATCACAACCATCAACAACAGTTTAATCACAGGAACCCGGACGAAGAAGAGGAAGAGGCAGACctaagaaatggatggattgcgtgaaagacgatatgtaatgtatgaaatgagataagaaacagcaaattattttttttatataatatctaaatatatcAGTAATGATAACGAAGTGTGGCCGCTTTTTAGTATTAATAGTCCACTTAACATCCCCAAGTATTATCAATTACATACTTCCAAacttttcttcttcttgtccTTTATCCCATCCACGACGCGGAATGGGCGCAGCATGTCCTCTTTTTCCATTGAAGCCTATCCGTACGTCACCTCTGCGCTCAGAGCCCTCTCTCGCATATagatatcgtctttcacgcaatccattagTATTTTTAGGACACCCCTCCTCTTACGTTACCATCTGCTTATACATTACTTCtaaagtacatatttattataaaacataattattgatTATTACTCACCATGGTATGGGCGGGATGCTCGTCAGTATTGGTCAGctgaaatgaaataatattaaaattttgaaacgaATTAGTTGAGTTTTGTTGCAACGCGGAATTTTGGTTCGATAATGATGGAatcatcacaaaaaaaaaagctttaaaattAACAGTTAAAACTAAATACCTGTTGGACTTGTAAGAGCTTGTATAGGAGCTCTTGAGGTATATGcggttgttgttgttgttgttgctgaGCCTTCTGTTGTTGTTGCTgttgctgttgttgttgttgctgcTGTTGCTGCTCCATGCTTTTATTCAGCATctgttttaaatacatttttttttatttcgtgatCACATTAACAATTCAGTTCTGAAGAGTTACAAATCTAAAATTCAGAGAAACTAATATAAGTAAGCAATATTGTTCAATTATTCATTATATTCTCTTCAGTACCTATAATTAAGTTAAAGAGAAAAAGTTCGATACAAAAACGCCTAACAGTACCTAGGTTATagtattttgataataaaaaaatcacaattaatataatatagtattgGGTGTGAATGCGCACTTTCGAGTGCGTGCGTATGAGCGCGTGTGGGTGCGTGCACGTGTGCGTCCTTAATTTTGAGTGTGTAAGTTTGTGTAAGTGTGTGCATGTGAGTGCGTATTTCAGTTTGTGGAAATGAGTGTGTGCGCGTGAGTGCGTATTTGTTTGAGTAAGTCAGTGTGTGCGTGTGAGTGGATATTTCAGTTTGTGTAAGTGAATGTGTGCGTGTGAGTGCGTATTACAGTTTGTGTGAGTGTGTGCGTGCGAGTGCGTGCGTACGAGTGCGTGTGCGAGCGGGTGCGTGTGGTATACCTGCAGTAAGGTCATGGGTTGATGACGCGGAGGGTCGCCGGCTGCCACCGCGTGTCCGCCCGACACCTGCGCCAGCTGGAACAAACGTCGACACATCGTATATTACAAGTCGGACAATTGCAAAGCCAAAATTACATCAATACGGTTTAAGCCAACGAATGCAACTTTAGAAAGTAACATAAATATGCTTTCTAAGGTTTTACTTATAAACATCGTCGATCGTGTTTGAAATGCTAATGCAAAAGACTACCTACTATCAAATGTcgatattaaattgaaaatttttttataccttaatttaatataatttgatatttGCTCTTGATTTTTATAccaaaatatttatagttacCTCGTATTTAGGCAAAATTAAAATACGTTATACGAAACTCACGAGTCGTTTAAATGCAGTGAGATCGTGGTCGGGAACGTTGTGATGCTGTACCGGCTGCGGCCGAAGTCGAGCCTCCAACTCTTCGAGACTATGCACCTTGCCGCCAATCGATGTCGCCTCTGAAACATATTTACATATCACATATATTCTCCtcgcgtcgataatcctcaatgctgagggttgtGGCTTCCTCTAATCACTTcctcctggattatcctgcgccatttctttttttttattacttagatgggtggacgagcttacagcccacttggtgttaagtggttactggagcccatagacatgtacaacgtaaatgcgccacccaccttgagatataagttctaaggtctcagtatagttacaacggctgccccacccttcaaaccgaaacgcattactgcttcacggcagaaataggcagagtggtggtacctacccgtgcggactcacaagaggtcctaccactagtaatgcACGCGCGCCGTTTTTTGTTATTAGTAGTAAGTTGAGAAGGTACCTGGGCGGGCGTCGTTGGCGCGCAGCAGCAGGTCGAGCAGCGAGGGGGgcgcgcggggcggggcggcgGGCGCGATGGGCGCGAACACGGCCTCGCGCGGCGGCGGACTCTCCAGCTCTGCAACGCGACCAACCCCGCTCCACTATAACTACGATCTAAGACTACAAGTTTATAACACAGTacaatctactggtggtaggacgtcttgtgatttttttttcctacctaagctgatagccttgagaggctatatcagcgtagccttaactagtagggaGAGCTCACGTTCAAATACATGCAGGAACGGAACGGAACGGTATGGATGAATGTCAGATATggagcatgactgagtgagagagaCAGGAGATGTGGTTTAagcatgactgagtgagagagaCAGGAGATGTGGTTggagcatgactgagtgagagagaAAGGAGATGTCGTTggagcatgactgagtgagagagaAAGGAGATGTCGTTggagcatgactgagtgagagagaCAGGAGATGTCGTTggagcatgactgagtgagaAAGAGAGGAGGTGTCGTGTTAGAAAGTAAGAAAAACGGCGAATGAATGCGGAACACTTCGTTTTATTTCTTAAACGTGAGGATGGTAGTTACCGGACGCGGCGGCAAACAGGCGGGGTGTATCTCTAGAGACGTAAGACgtttatattttagttacatAGATTAAGACGATtaagacgaaataaaaaatcaagtttGTATGAAGTCATCAACCGTTTCACTGGCCCAAACCTCAATAGAAAACCCCACATACAGTGTCAGCAGGGAAATGATACGCTTTTCACTAATCCACTTGTCCTTagaaatagatagaaaaaaaaaagatattaccaTCGACAATATTGTGGAGCAGTCTCTCGTAATGCTTGTCGTTTGTCGGACTCTCCCGTCTGAACCATTGACTAAAACGACTTCCGCCTTCGGTTTCGCTTCCGCCGTTCTAAAACGCACAAATGAttcgaattaaatttacataaatatacagACTTAGGATCCAGatttaacattgtttttaattattacttcgCTAAAATATCATCCCCCCCCCTTCTCGTGGGTTTTGTAAAAGAGATTCCAGGGGATTCACCGGCGAATAGACAGCAGTTGTCCAAGTATTATATTAAGAAACTGCAATTATAATGCGCCGTATTGTAATGTATtcctattttaaaatgaattggGTCACAGGCTTTACAATACGATCGAGGCATcagacctcacgtctcaataTGAGtgtcggcattcacgttgtgatgtccagGGGTCCGATGGACATGGACAACGACAATCCTAGGGGCCCAGGGTACTAACTCAATGATGTCACAACGATAGAAGCGAACGGAgtataatgtatttaaatgaCCGGTTACCGTGAGTACATCAGGAATCGTGTCAAACTTGAGGAACTCGTCCAGGTTGAACTCCGGCTGGTCGTTGTTCTGATGAACGTCTTCCGTCTTCGACTCCACTCCTGAATCCTTGTccttaattacattaaaaaaaaaaattatcacatgaaaaaatttaaatgtacccACCCTCCCTCCTCTAgtaatttttggcgggaacgcgagggaACGAAGTTGTGcggattgttttgttttgtcagTTCATTGAATGTGCATAAGTATTGGGAAAATATAATAACAGTCGCCGGAGGAGGCCATTCgggtttaacaaaaaaaaaacccacaaagtctcagtaaattcaCTATCGTTTTACTGGAACGTAATTTTGTTACATCTAAAGATGTGTAGCTCCTGAGTGAGTAATCTAAAAGATATATATCACTCAAACCGATATAATGTATCACTAACTCTTCACGCTAATTTCGTTTCGACGTATGACTAATGTCAAGGAAAAATGTACATTATTTCTATAGGAGCAAAGTTTAACATAACTCAtgtatttttgaataaaatttatatttgcttTATTCTTACATAAAAAGGTAGCCATTACATAATTTGCGAAGTTAATATTACGAATAATGCGATgctatatcaaaaaaaaacatttaacaaaGTTTCTTAATTTGTTTAGTTCTATGGTAAGCTGCATGTTGTAGATattcaatgcttttttttaatgcttacttttt contains the following coding sequences:
- the LOC101742550 gene encoding eukaryotic translation initiation factor 4E transporter isoform X3; translated protein: MSAVNLLSSLKEKPNDEKQKDGSNQQGHEENGVSSGGGDPAVLAVGPARKPLTYTREELMKLRNSPLVKRNLEKAFVGCDALALVLKKRSESPNEDDRGTKSDAPNENHNNSNSNKGVYGRGGRAADPRERVRRESEASAGGIVLSPQRRSFTSGCGAPAPRAASPAPAPPGNAPNAHAHQKTEQAGRRIGSGRIMVREAGGVGGAGGPGGAAWEEPEYRPEPYRPPRERQNADRYERRSFGRDSYPSDLKRERDDRFNNDKIRDRDEPRRNNRYNQRRYDKEEEPEWFSGGPTSQLETIELRGFDDPPKKNGTASEKETDKRSNSGGSRSPSERWRETSSPLSQPTIDSVNTSNDKDSGVESKTEDVHQNNDQPEFNLDEFLKFDTIPDVLTNGGSETEGGSRFSQWFRRESPTNDKHYERLLHNIVDELESPPPREAVFAPIAPAAPPRAPPSLLDLLLRANDARPEATSIGGKVHSLEELEARLRPQPVQHHNVPDHDLTAFKRLLAQVSGGHAVAAGDPPRHQPMTLLQMLNKSMEQQQQQQQQQQQQQQQKAQQQQQQQPHIPQELLYKLLQVQQLTNTDEHPAHTMRPQQPPDLPAHGAVITPSDRELLQRPEAQAIVHGLKAGEITVQHLMQQLSNPGLQSRHREILLTILRLHHQKRQMSSPLPCGAHLAPPPHQPLRLSPLPHQAFCVSPIMATSPNTLTVHHTASGPARIPSPRELAAHTQSIMHSALIKKKLEEQRENYRRRHEMQQLQQQQQQQHVKQSTPISFTPTSVLRKMTAEKESDSPSPKQWQSNKIPQGRPIVKGNQSGPVPMNYNPVSNDYQHYMNQQQQMPGGVRQFPLQQQRQQGPNTYNNINNMNRGMSGGTTLHQLLVQSHQRSMNELGGGGAAGGDNQLARWFSPELLARASAGKLPSVHVPNALSLEELERHHAPTPPARN
- the LOC101742550 gene encoding eukaryotic translation initiation factor 4E transporter isoform X1; translated protein: MVSKDPPPANETMKKGRRKRRRAGKRASRRRSSKTSAAMAVAAAVSYEKYTSPMKCAVHAFLLRYQTSLRKVPTSLPPKVHAGPPTKRVKRVSWCHEENGVSSGGGDPAVLAVGPARKPLTYTREELMKLRNSPLVKRNLEKAFVGCDALALVLKKRSESPNEDDRGTKSDAPNENHNNSNSNKGVYGRGGRAADPRERVRRESEASAGGIVLSPQRRSFTSGCGAPAPRAASPAPAPPGNAPNAHAHQKTEQAGRRIGSGRIMVREAGGVGGAGGPGGAAWEEPEYRPEPYRPPRERQNADRYERRSFGRDSYPSDLKRERDDRFNNDKIRDRDEPRRNNRYNQRRYDKEEEPEWFSGGPTSQLETIELRGFDDPPKKNGTASEKETDKRSNSGGSRSPSERWRETSSPLSQPTIDSVNTSNDKDSGVESKTEDVHQNNDQPEFNLDEFLKFDTIPDVLTNGGSETEGGSRFSQWFRRESPTNDKHYERLLHNIVDELESPPPREAVFAPIAPAAPPRAPPSLLDLLLRANDARPEATSIGGKVHSLEELEARLRPQPVQHHNVPDHDLTAFKRLLAQVSGGHAVAAGDPPRHQPMTLLQMLNKSMEQQQQQQQQQQQQQQQKAQQQQQQQPHIPQELLYKLLQVQQLTNTDEHPAHTMRPQQPPDLPAHGAVITPSDRELLQRPEAQAIVHGLKAGEITVQHLMQQLSNPGLQSRHREILLTILRLHHQKRQMSSPLPCGAHLAPPPHQPLRLSPLPHQAFCVSPIMATSPNTLTVHHTASGPARIPSPRELAAHTQSIMHSALIKKKLEEQRENYRRRHEMQQLQQQQQQQHVKQSTPISFTPTSVLRKMTAEKESDSPSPKQWQSNKIPQGRPIVKGNQSGPVPMNYNPVSNDYQHYMNQQQQMPGGVRQFPLQQQRQQGPNTYNNINNMNRGMSGGTTLHQLLVQSHQRSMNELGGGGAAGGDNQLARWFSPELLARASAGKLPSVHVPNALSLEELERHHAPTPPARN
- the LOC101742550 gene encoding eukaryotic translation initiation factor 4E transporter isoform X2; its protein translation is MVSKDPPPANETMKKGRRKRRRAGKRASRRRSSKTSAAMAVAAAVSYEKYTSPMKCAVHAFLLRYQTSLRKVPTSLPPKVHAGPPTKRVKRVSWCHEENGVSSGGGDPAVLAVGPARKPLTYTREELMKLRNSPLVKRNLEKAFVGCDALALVLKKRSESPNEDDRGTKSDAPNENHNNSNSNKGVYGRGGRAADPRERVRRESEASAGGIVLSPQRRSFTSGCGAPAPRAASPAPAPPGNAPNAHAHQKTEQAGRRIGSGRIMVREAGGVGGAGGPGGAAWEEPEYRPEPYRPPRERQNADRYERRSFGRDSYPSDLKRERDDRFNNDKIRDRDEPRRNNRYNQRRYDKEEEPEWFSGGPTSQLETIELRGFDDPPKKNGTASEKETDKRSNSGGSRSPSERWRETSSPLSQPTIDSVNTSNDKDSGVESKTEDVHQNNDQPEFNLDEFLKFDTIPDVLTNGGSETEGGSRFSQWFRRESPTNDKHYERLLHNIVDELESPPPREAVFAPIAPAAPPRAPPSLLDLLLRANDARPEATSIGGKVHSLEELEARLRPQPVQHHNVPDHDLTAFKRLLAQVSGGHAVAAGDPPRHQPMTLLQMLNKSMEQQQQQQQQQQQQQQQKAQQQQQQQPHIPQELLYKLLQVQQLTNTDEHPAHTMRPQQPPDLPAHGAVITPSDRELLQRPEAQAIVHGLKAGEITVQHLMQQLSNPGLQSRHREILLTILRLHHQKRQMSSPLPCGAHLAPPPHQPLRLSPLPHQASGPARIPSPRELAAHTQSIMHSALIKKKLEEQRENYRRRHEMQQLQQQQQQQHVKQSTPISFTPTSVLRKMTAEKESDSPSPKQWQSNKIPQGRPIVKGNQSGPVPMNYNPVSNDYQHYMNQQQQMPGGVRQFPLQQQRQQGPNTYNNINNMNRGMSGGTTLHQLLVQSHQRSMNELGGGGAAGGDNQLARWFSPELLARASAGKLPSVHVPNALSLEELERHHAPTPPARN